The following DNA comes from Denticeps clupeoides unplaced genomic scaffold, fDenClu1.1, whole genome shotgun sequence.
TTCTCCAAGAAGTTCTCCAAGTGTCAGAGAAACTACAGCACGATTGAGAAAGAGGCTCTTGCCTTGGTATTATCACTTAAACATTTCGAAGTTTATGTGGGTGGGAGTTGTGTACCTCTCGTTGTTTTTACAGACCATAATCCTCTTGTGTTTCTCTCCCGAATGTGCAACCTTAATCAACGTTTGATGCGTTGGTCATTGTTCCTTCAAGAATATAACCTTGATATCCACCACAAGAAAGGAGTGGAAAATGTGGTTGCAGATGCACTGTCCAGGGCTTGTGAGTTTGATGTTGGTGACTGAGAGTAATATTATGTCTGATGTTCTAGACATTGATAGCAGATTAGACATTGTATTCAGGTTAGTAGATAAAAAGCTGCTATCTTAATTCGTTTTTGTTACTTCTCTTCCACCCCTAGACACGAGGAGAACGTAACAATACGGTTCAATAAAAACCAGCCAGACGCACCTGATCAATATCAGGATCAGCAGCGGACGGGTCTCCTTGCAGGGCCGCCACAACCATTCTGTAGTCTGAGGAGTTCTCCCCCAGAGTCTGTTCAAGTTTATGCAGGAACGTCCGGCTGCGCTCAAAAGCTTTTTGCTCTTCTAACTGAtgtgggaaagaccaaagaaacagaaaaaaagaacaaaatggaaATTATCCTGTTCAAAAGAGAAGagacaatgcacacaatgaCGGAGCCACCAGACTTACGAGTCCACATTCCTGGGCCTGCTTAGGGTGCAGGAAGGCAGCAAAATCTTGGAGAAGCTCAGGCCAGTCCTTCAGGACAAGCTTGAGCTGGGTGTAGAGCTCCACTGACGTCCTGCCTTCTGGATTGTGCTCAAACGTATAGAGCACCCCCAGGAACTCCTCCACCTTCCCAGGAACCCCCTGCAAGGCCCGACATACCTGTGCACAGATAAGAAGAGTAACAGCATGAGGTAAATATAAATCAAGAGGGAATTAaaagggttgccagattggtgcATTTTGAAGCTCACCCTTTCCAGATAGGCATGAGCTATGGCAACATTTTTACTGTCACTGGGAGGATGTGCAGGCTCCTCATggtgttgctgctgctggtggcacGTTGATGAGGGACAGGATGATGTCTGAAGGCCTAATGGAAATACAACAGTCAGAAGTTACACTTACATGATCATCTTTATGAAAGGGGGATGGAATAATGAGAGAAAGTGATGTTTTACCAGCTGAGCCACGGACTGATGAGTCTTGTTCAGCATCTGACTCCTTTTCTGATCTCAGCACTGATTGTTTCTCCGTCATCTCCTGTGAGGTCACATGATAcaccatcttaaaaaaaaaaaaacaaccctgtGTACTGTGTCACAAACAGATCACAGACAGATCTAATGCATGAACTACCGCCTCTCTCTTGTCTCCATGGTGACCTCCCTCTGCTTCTCTCGCAACATCTTCAAGTTGAGGTGATGAGGTCAGAGACTCATCAGGAGACGTGGGTCCAGTGAAGCCATCCATACTTGCCGCAGGACTTCCAGACGATTCTGACAGAGTGAGGAAGGGCACAGTGAAACCCCCCTCACAtccatcatcatcttcctcatcaACCCTTGTGCTGCTTTTCTCAGGCTCTGgtccttcatcttcctcctcctccacatcatcatcattgttTTTTGCTTGGGTCTGGTAAAGCATTTCCTCCTCCACTTCCTTTGCAATGTGCCTGGTTTTCCTTGCCCTACGCCGGCTCAGCGTTTCTGCTGGCTTCTCAGCCTGAGGTAAGTTCAGATTTGTGAAGCTGCCCATCAGGCACCCATTAGATACCAAGACTCTCTGGGGCAGCAGGACAAACTGTGTCCTGTTGTTCTGAAGCACGGTGGGAACGCTCTGATGGGAAGGCCTTGGTAACAGGGGGTGGAGTCTAATCAAAGTCTTGTGTTGACCGACAAAGCTCTTGACCAGTGGGGAGGCCTGTGGAGTCACCTGAGTCCACCCAGAATGAGAAGGGACAATGTGAGCAGTGGGACAGACGGTGGGCAGATTTGAGGTGCAGTCATTCACCCCAAGGCCTTGTTTGACATTAGTTACCCCACTGACTTGCAGCTGGGTTCTGTCCTTTACAGAAAGACCAGATGGTGCTGAAGGTTCTGTGGTGGCAGGTTTAATGTGAACGTTTTTGCGTTCTTGGCTCTGGGTGGCATTACGGACTCTTGTAGAACACTTTGGCCGAGTAACTCTAGCTCGTCCCTCGGGTTTTAAGGTCGTGGCTGAGGTCTGAATCCACTTAAATCCACAGGCATGCAGGGTGATTTTCTCCGGAAGGGCTGGTGGGTACTGTGTACCAGCAGGAAAGTTATACAGGCGGGGCTGAGGCTGTGGAAGCACAGTTTGGATAGTAGGACCTTGGGTGGAAATGGGATGAGTGTCTTTCTTTGAGTGGAGTATTTTGCTGATGTTGGGGTTGTGGTGTGAATCCTCAGTGGGCGGAGCGTTGTAGAGTTGTACAGCCTGGTAAATCACCTGCAGGCTTTTCTaatgaaaaacagacattaaagGAGAGACATGAAGTGCACTGTGTATGTGAACTACATTTCAATACAAGCATCTCAGACCTCTGTGATTGTCTCAGGGTTCATCTAAAGGCTCTCTCAATAAAACGAAAAAGTGAAGTTTACAGGGTTCTGGATGCAGAGTCATGCAATAAACAGTGTTTATATaacatgttcatattttttgcgaatgctgaatttcagaaagtacaaacaagtacattttaatcaatttgACGGTACGCCTCCATACTGATCTACTCTGTCCTGCAAGCACACTTAAAAATGATCTAGAACATATCTGGCATTACAGCAAAATGACAATGCGTTCAGAATGGATTAGGAAATTTACAGTCAAGGCAGATAACAAGACAATAATGTCTTGTTATCTGCATCcatataaattaattaattaaacgaCTGCCAATAACCACAATAAATACCCATAACCACTTAGACCTAATCACAGTCATGGCTGCTACGGCACGTCCCAGGATAATAGCCAGGGACTCACACAAGGCGGGGCATGCTCACACAACACAACTGTGAAGCCACCTAGAAGCCACAAAAACCAAAGCCATTTAAACTATATAAATAGTTTAATGATGATCTCACCCACAGCCAGCGTGGCATGAAGTCTTCATCCCTCTCAACAGGGGGATGCTGGTCATGAGGCATCACTTTACGACAGACTCGAGGCAAGACGGGAACCCTCTTATGCAGGAAGTAAACCTtgagtaaaatataaataaaatataaataagcCTTCACAGTTTTTGATACAATGACTGATGCATTTATAGTTTCATGAGTCGGTGATTCAGTTGTGACTATAAAATGAACAATCTTCCTGCATTTGAGTTCAATTCAAAATTATTGCGTCCAGTTGTCTCTCGTTGTCTGACATTACTCACTTTGATGATGTTGTTGGATGTGCTGTGGCAGACATCATAGATGTGCTTCTTAACCTCACTAGGGTCCTTGGCACCAAGCAGATAGTGTGCTACCATCTTAAGTGGGCGGGGAGTTTCACCGAAGTTCTGGAGACCCAGAACGATTAAGCTGGAAACAGATGGAAATGAATGCAAACACACTATCAAAAACATTTGTTGACATGTCATACTCATAAATTGTCCATATTGTGATAAAATGGAACTAACATAGGTCTAAAGATATTAATGTAAAGCGAGAGAAACCCTACTGTAATAAAAATGGCATCAAAACGAGACTCGTAGGATTTTTACCAGTCCTCTCCATGTGTGAAGCCCTTATTGGAGCGTGGAGGGTGCAGGATGGGGTCCAGGCTAACAAGGGGCAGCAGCTCAGGGTACAGGAACATGGGACGGGTAGCCATCAGCCAGGCCAGATGAGCTGGCATCACAGGGTACCGTCCAGCTGgaacatttgtacatttgtctTTAATGTGTAAGGAGGCACCTGACTGAAACAATACGTTTTAATCACTTATAAATAATCTAGTTTGAATATTATAGCACTGACACAAAGCCAGCCTGTGGTTTACAGCCCTAAATCTGAGAATGAAAGTGAATTTAGGCAACAAAAGGACACACTTTTATTAGGCACCATACCAGGCTTTGATGCAGGAAGTGGACACTTTTCCAGCTCATCCAGTAGAGACAGTGCCCCTTCTAGGTTGCAGACTCTGAAGATGCTGATGAAGTCTGGTTCTACAACCCTCCGGGTCTGTTCACCACACTGGGCAAAGACCTTCAACTCTGTCTGATTCGCAGCAGAAAATAAGTCAATATATAAAGCCTACATTACAGACTGGTTTGTGGAAATGTCCCAagaatttacatatacagcatttatcagacgcctttatccagagcaccttaccatcagtagttacagggacagtccccctggagacactcagggtgtccctgtaactactgattgtaagtcgctctggataagggcgtctgataggcGAGtttctaacccactaggctactaccaccccgaacagtacagtgacatttttaatgtgcagGTTAACAGACACCAGTGCAGAAAGGAGCACTCACCAGGAACTGTTTGGTTGTTGTGGCTTCGGCCTTCAGGGCTTCCACTGGTGTGGTCAGCATGCTGGCCTGAGTCAGAAGCTGAACGTGCTGTAAACAACATTTAACGTCAGTCAGAGCATTTCTCGCTGCGCGTGCTGTACAGACCTGCCAGTCTCTGGGCACGTTCTCCATAAGTAACATTAAGAATAATAAGAAGAGTACGGTAATGAGACCCCATGACACCTCGAAGCCCACCTGTTGAATTTGCTGCTGTAAATGAAGCTTCTGTGGGTGAGTGAGGATCATGGGGCTTGGTGGCTTGGGGCTTGGTGGAGGCTCACAGTGAGGCGTGGGCAACTGGACCCCCTGACTCTGTAATGCCGCTCTGCGGCGACGAAGAGCAGCCAACTGCTCCTTCACCGTACGATAGCGCTCATTCAGCACATCAGCCAGGGGGTCTTCATAACTGAGGACacagagaataaataaataaacatttaaaaaagactCACAACGTCCCAAGATCTCAATCTAGCATCTTCGGATGATTATGTTTCTATAAAAGTAGCTCTGTTCTgtataatcattttaattaaaacatggtCTGGGTGAATGCTCTATTTATATGTTTGGCAAGTGACTATGGTACAAGCAGGATAATCCACTCTACAATGATTTAAATTCCTTTTACACACACCATGCCTTACCTAAGATTTGGAAGACAGAGAAAGAATAGAACTCACGGGACGGTCTGCACAATGCTAAGGCTATGGGCCGCCGGTTGAGGAGTTTCTTCCTCCCTCTCGTCCTCTTCTTCTTgtccttcctcttcctgctcctcAACTCCCAGTTCATCCTGAAACTGGAGCAACAGAAATGGGCAGTTagaagaaccaaaaaaacagtgaaatcaTGTTGAATAAGAAGTAACCTGGCTGAGCCTTACTGTTTCAAAGAGCTCCTCCATCAGCTCGTTCACTTCCTTTTCTAAAGAGAGAATTATTTTAGCACGTCAGATGCAGAAAGGTTCTCCTTAGGAGTAAAAACACATCCTTGTCACGTGGAGCCCTTACTGGTGATGCGTACGGCGCGATCGTTGCGGTAGTCTTCTAAATCAGGCTCATCAATGTCCGCCAGGAAGTTGTATTCTGGGtcgtcatcatcctcatcatcgcCCTCCTCCTCTGGTGAAAacaaagagagggagaaaatgttttttcagtgttttaaagTTTATATATGGAAACTAAATTGAGTTCAAGTGGCATATTATTCGAGTGTCATATAATGATTCAAATTAATTACTAATTATCCAGCAGTTATAGCAAtacattgataaaaaaaaaaaaacagatatgaaTAATTTGAAATTAGCACAGAAATAAGGctagacctttttttttggcagttgGAGTTGGATACACAGATAAGATCACAAATGTTGTGATAGTCCATGTAAACATCTCGCTTTTCTATCTGGAATTGCCTTTCCACACCTTCATTATCCATGTCAGCACTCATGAGGCCCTGAAGCCACTGCGTCCACTCTCTGTCCTCCAGGGCAGAGCCACTGTCGTACATGTCGGGGGTGATGTCAGGGGCGCGGAGCTccgcctccagctcctccagaggAATGTCTCGAAGTGGCCGCTTTGAGCGCGTGCGGAACGCCATCATGCTTCCCCCGGCACCGCCATCCGCACTCAGAGACTGAAGGACATTCAATTTCATTTTAGGATGAAGGTTTTTATAAAGATAAGCATTTATAATCCATTCCGGCATTGATTTTGGA
Coding sequences within:
- the gon4la gene encoding GON-4-like protein isoform X4, with the protein product MNQARKRKGTGLKPGLARTKVQRVTETESQSPASNEVLPHALDLSEEDPGGESRPSRCTLSGHSRTSSPRPSIEDRVPNDDQMDSHDAAENVSMADKEANQCLSITADEGLTAVRQAGKKKGGAKKKRGTAECEGVSEPPELEIDSELDRELENKSRQHRLTSANVRSIIHEVITNEHVVAMMKAAINETEPVPVFEPKMTRSKLKEVVEKGVVIPTWAISPIKKPSEAKAPQFVDIPLEEEDSSDEEYHPDEEEEDETAEDTLLESDLESTSSSPRGSRANLHRMQVERNEDRSSSAYQASGRSKHLRVEVVPMGPPPPPKDPVLTRPSAECSFMEKLHAVDEELASATGTDCMETYQSLSADGGAGGSMMAFRTRSKRPLRDIPLEELEAELRAPDITPDMYDSGSALEDREWTQWLQGLMSADMDNEEEEGDDEDDDDPEYNFLADIDEPDLEDYRNDRAVRITKKEVNELMEELFETFQDELGVEEQEEEGQEEEDEREEETPQPAAHSLSIVQTVPYEDPLADVLNERYRTVKEQLAALRRRRAALQSQGVQLPTPHCEPPPSPKPPSPMILTHPQKLHLQQQIQQHVQLLTQASMLTTPVEALKAEATTTKQFLTELKVFAQCGEQTRRVVEPDFISIFRVCNLEGALSLLDELEKCPLPASKPAGRYPVMPAHLAWLMATRPMFLYPELLPLVSLDPILHPPRSNKGFTHGEDCLIVLGLQNFGETPRPLKMVAHYLLGAKDPSEVKKHIYDVCHSTSNNIIKVYFLHKRVPVLPRVCRKVMPHDQHPPVERDEDFMPRWLWKSLQVIYQAVQLYNAPPTEDSHHNPNISKILHSKKDTHPISTQGPTIQTVLPQPQPRLYNFPAGTQYPPALPEKITLHACGFKWIQTSATTLKPEGRARVTRPKCSTRVRNATQSQERKNVHIKPATTEPSAPSGLSVKDRTQLQVSGVTNVKQGLGVNDCTSNLPTVCPTAHIVPSHSGWTQVTPQASPLVKSFVGQHKTLIRLHPLLPRPSHQSVPTVLQNNRTQFVLLPQRVLVSNGCLMGSFTNLNLPQAEKPAETLSRRRARKTRHIAKEVEEEMLYQTQAKNNDDDVEEEEDEGPEPEKSSTRVDEEDDDGCEGGFTVPFLTLSESSGSPAASMDGFTGPTSPDESLTSSPQLEDVAREAEGGHHGDKREAMVYHVTSQEMTEKQSVLRSEKESDAEQDSSVRGSAGLQTSSCPSSTCHQQQQHHEEPAHPPSDSKNVAIAHAYLERVCRALQGVPGKVEEFLGVLYTFEHNPEGRTSVELYTQLKLVLKDWPELLQDFAAFLHPKQAQECGLLEEQKAFERSRTFLHKLEQTLGENSSDYRMVVAALQGDPSAADPDIDQVRSQISSLLRGHKNLEKEFWGFFNQLHYKQSQPVRSTLREEESNKTPAIHLKLSKSAPHADALVCARFQDLMKLYHTSTKQQRSRDRDTNTDSSKAEEPD
- the gon4la gene encoding GON-4-like protein isoform X3, coding for MNQARKRKGTGLKPGLARTKVQRVTETESQSPASNEVLPHALDLSEEDPGGESRPSRCTLSGHSRTSSPRPSIEDRVPNDDQMDSHDAAENVSMADKEANQCLSITADEGLTAVRQAGKKKGGAKKKRGTAECEGVSEPPELEIDSELDRELENKSRQHRLTSANVRSIIHEVITNEHVVAMMKAAINETEPVPVFEPKMTRSKLKEVVEKGVVIPTWAISPIKKPSEAKAPQFVDIPLEEEDSSDEEYHPDEEEEDETAEDTLLESDLESTSSSPRGSRANLHRMQVERNEDRSSSAYQASGRSKHLRVEVVPMGPPPPPKDPVLTRPSAECSFMEKLHAVDEELASATGTDCMETYQSLSADGGAGGSMMAFRTRSKRPLRDIPLEELEAELRAPDITPDMYDSGSALEDREWTQWLQGLMSADMDNEEEEGDDEDDDDPEYNFLADIDEPDLEDYRNDRAVRITKKEVNELMEELFETFQDELGVEEQEEEGQEEEDEREEETPQPAAHSLSIVQTVPYEDPLADVLNERYRTVKEQLAALRRRRAALQSQGVQLPTPHCEPPPSPKPPSPMILTHPQKLHLQQQIQQHVQLLTQASMLTTPVEALKAEATTTKQFLTELKVFAQCGEQTRRVVEPDFISIFRVCNLEGALSLLDELEKCPLPASKPAGRYPVMPAHLAWLMATRPMFLYPELLPLVSLDPILHPPRSNKGFTHGEDCLIVLGLQNFGETPRPLKMVAHYLLGAKDPSEVKKHIYDVCHSTSNNIIKVYFLHKRVPVLPRVCRKVMPHDQHPPVERDEDFMPRWLWKSLQVIYQAVQLYNAPPTEDSHHNPNISKILHSKKDTHPISTQGPTIQTVLPQPQPRLYNFPAGTQYPPALPEKITLHACGFKWIQTSATTLKPEGRARVTRPKCSTRVRNATQSQERKNVHIKPATTEPSAPSGLSVKDRTQLQVSGVTNVKQGLGVNDCTSNLPTVCPTAHIVPSHSGWTQVTPQASPLVKSFVGQHKTLIRLHPLLPRPSHQSVPTVLQNNRTQFVLLPQRVLVSNGCLMGSFTNLNLPQAEKPAETLSRRRARKTRHIAKEVEEEMLYQTQAKNNDDDVEEEEDEGPEPEKSSTRVDEEDDDGCEGGFTVPFLTLSESSGSPAASMDGFTGPTSPDESLTSSPQLEDVAREAEGGHHGDKREAMVYHVTSQEMTEKQSVLRSEKESDAEQDSSVRGSAGLQTSSCPSSTCHQQQQHHEEPAHPPSDSKNVAIAHAYLERVCRALQGVPGKVEEFLGVLYTFEHNPEGRTSVELYTQLKLVLKDWPELLQDFAAFLHPKQAQECGLLEEQKAFERSRTFLHKLEQTLGENSSDYRMVVAALQGDPSAADPDIDQLHYKQSQPVRSTLREEESNKTPAIHLKLSKSAPHADALEVGTNTALSKVGKGGYGESEDQDRPKGDSDWKTICAKNISRMPSGEKVVLWTREADRLILTACQQKGATPKTFLSVSVQLGNKTDEEVCARFQDLMKLYHTSTKQQRSRDRDTNTDSSKAEEPD
- the gon4la gene encoding GON-4-like protein isoform X1; its protein translation is MNQARKRKGTGLKPGLARTKVQRVTETESQSPASNEVLPHALDLSEEDPGGESRPSRCTLSGHSRTSSPRPSIEDRVPNDDQMDSHDAAENVSMADKEANQCLSITADEGLTAVRQAGKKKGGAKKKRGTAECEGVSEPPELEIDSELDRELENKSRQHRLTSANVRSIIHEVITNEHVVAMMKAAINETEPVPVFEPKMTRSKLKEVVEKGVVIPTWAISPIKKPSEAKAPQFVDIPLEEEDSSDEEYHPDEEEEDETAEDTLLESDLESTSSSPRGSRANLHRMQVERNEDRSSSAYQASGRSKHLRVEVVPMGPPPPPKDPVLTRPSAECSFMEKLHAVDEELASATGTDCMETYQSLSADGGAGGSMMAFRTRSKRPLRDIPLEELEAELRAPDITPDMYDSGSALEDREWTQWLQGLMSADMDNEEEEGDDEDDDDPEYNFLADIDEPDLEDYRNDRAVRITKKEVNELMEELFETFQDELGVEEQEEEGQEEEDEREEETPQPAAHSLSIVQTVPYEDPLADVLNERYRTVKEQLAALRRRRAALQSQGVQLPTPHCEPPPSPKPPSPMILTHPQKLHLQQQIQQHVQLLTQASMLTTPVEALKAEATTTKQFLTELKVFAQCGEQTRRVVEPDFISIFRVCNLEGALSLLDELEKCPLPASKPAGRYPVMPAHLAWLMATRPMFLYPELLPLVSLDPILHPPRSNKGFTHGEDCLIVLGLQNFGETPRPLKMVAHYLLGAKDPSEVKKHIYDVCHSTSNNIIKVYFLHKRVPVLPRVCRKVMPHDQHPPVERDEDFMPRWLWKSLQVIYQAVQLYNAPPTEDSHHNPNISKILHSKKDTHPISTQGPTIQTVLPQPQPRLYNFPAGTQYPPALPEKITLHACGFKWIQTSATTLKPEGRARVTRPKCSTRVRNATQSQERKNVHIKPATTEPSAPSGLSVKDRTQLQVSGVTNVKQGLGVNDCTSNLPTVCPTAHIVPSHSGWTQVTPQASPLVKSFVGQHKTLIRLHPLLPRPSHQSVPTVLQNNRTQFVLLPQRVLVSNGCLMGSFTNLNLPQAEKPAETLSRRRARKTRHIAKEVEEEMLYQTQAKNNDDDVEEEEDEGPEPEKSSTRVDEEDDDGCEGGFTVPFLTLSESSGSPAASMDGFTGPTSPDESLTSSPQLEDVAREAEGGHHGDKREAMVYHVTSQEMTEKQSVLRSEKESDAEQDSSVRGSAGLQTSSCPSSTCHQQQQHHEEPAHPPSDSKNVAIAHAYLERVCRALQGVPGKVEEFLGVLYTFEHNPEGRTSVELYTQLKLVLKDWPELLQDFAAFLHPKQAQECGLLEEQKAFERSRTFLHKLEQTLGENSSDYRMVVAALQGDPSAADPDIDQVRSQISSLLRGHKNLEKEFWGFFNQLHYKQSQPVRSTLREEESNKTPAIHLKLSKSAPHADALEVGTNTALSKVGKGGYGESEDQDRPKGDSDWKTICAKNISRMPSGEKVVLWTREADRLILTACQQKGATPKTFLSVSVQLGNKTDEEVCARFQDLMKLYHTSTKQQRSRDRDTNTDSSKAEEPD
- the gon4la gene encoding GON-4-like protein isoform X2, whose translation is MNQARKRKGTGLKPGLARTKVQRVTETESQSPASNEVLPHALDLSEEDPGGESRPSRCTLSGHSRTSSPRPSIEDRVPNDDQMDSHDAAENVSMADKEANQCLSITADEGLTAVRQAGKKKGGAKKKRGTAECEGVSEPPELEIDSELDRELENKSRQHRLTSANVRSIIHEVITNEHVVAMMKAAINETEPVPVFEPKMTRSKLKEVVEKGVVIPTWAISPIKKPSEAKAPQFVDIPLEEEDSSDEEYHPDEEEEDETAEDTLLESDLESTSSSPRGSRANLHRMQVERNEDRSSSAYQASGRSKHLRVEVVPMGPPPPPKDPVLTRPSAECSFMEKLHAVDEELASATGTDCMETYQSLSADGGAGGSMMAFRTRSKRPLRDIPLEELEAELRAPDITPDMYDSGSALEDREWTQWLQGLMSADMDNEEEEGDDEDDDDPEYNFLADIDEPDLEDYRNDRAVRITKKEVNELMEELFETFQDELGVEEQEEEGQEEEDEREEETPQPAAHSLSIVQTVPYEDPLADVLNERYRTVKEQLAALRRRRAALQSQGVQLPTPHCEPPPSPKPPSPMILTHPQKLHLQQQIQQHVQLLTQASMLTTPVEALKAEATTTKQFLTELKVFAQCGEQTRRVVEPDFISIFRVCNLEGALSLLDELEKCPLPASKPAGRYPVMPAHLAWLMATRPMFLYPELLPLVSLDPILHPPRSNKGFTHGEDCLIVLGLQNFGETPRPLKMVAHYLLGAKDPSEVKKHIYDVCHSTSNNIIKVYFLHKRVPVLPRVCRKVMPHDQHPPVERDEDFMPRWLWKSLQVIYQAVQLYNAPPTEDSHHNPNISKILHSKKDTHPISTQGPTIQTVLPQPQPRLYNFPAGTQYPPALPEKITLHACGFKWIQTSATTLKPEGRARVTRPKCSTRVRNATQSQERKNVHIKPATTEPSAPSGLSVKDRTQLQVSGVTNVKQGLGVNDCTSNLPTVCPTAHIVPSHSGWTQVTPQASPLVKSFVGQHKTLIRLHPLLPRPSHQSVPTVLQNNRTQFVLLPQRVLVSNGCLMGSFTNLNLPQAEKPAETLSRRRARKTRHIAKEVEEEMLYQTQAKNNDDDVEEEEDEGPEPEKSSTRVDEEDDDGCEGGFTVPFLTLSESSGSPAASMDGFTGPTSPDESLTSSPQLEDVAREAEGGHHGDKREAEMTEKQSVLRSEKESDAEQDSSVRGSAGLQTSSCPSSTCHQQQQHHEEPAHPPSDSKNVAIAHAYLERVCRALQGVPGKVEEFLGVLYTFEHNPEGRTSVELYTQLKLVLKDWPELLQDFAAFLHPKQAQECGLLEEQKAFERSRTFLHKLEQTLGENSSDYRMVVAALQGDPSAADPDIDQVRSQISSLLRGHKNLEKEFWGFFNQLHYKQSQPVRSTLREEESNKTPAIHLKLSKSAPHADALEVGTNTALSKVGKGGYGESEDQDRPKGDSDWKTICAKNISRMPSGEKVVLWTREADRLILTACQQKGATPKTFLSVSVQLGNKTDEEVCARFQDLMKLYHTSTKQQRSRDRDTNTDSSKAEEPD